From Abyssibius alkaniclasticus:
GGTCGCATAAAAACCCGACCACCGGCAGGTTATGGGTGACCATCAGGTAAGACAGGCCATGATCGGCGCGCAGCCGCACCAGAAGGTTCAGGATTTCGGCCTGCACCGAGACATCAAGCGCGCTGGTCGGCTCGTCCAGCAGCATGACCCGGGGGCGCAGGATAAGCGCGCGCGCAATGGCAACCCGCTGGCGCTGCCCGCCCGACATCTGATGCGGAAAGCGGAAGCGATAGCGGCGGTCGAGCCCGACCTCGTCCAAAGCAGCGTTGATGCGCTTGTCCTGGTCGCCCAGCCGGTGAATGGCCAGCGCCTCACCCAGAACCGCATCGACCGTTTTGCGCGGATGCAGGCTGGCATAGGGATCCTGGAACACCATCTGGCAGACGGGGGCAAGCGCACGGTCCGGGCCGTGGCCGCGCGGCGCATCCAATACCGAAATTTCGCCCTGCCATTCGGTTGCCAGCCCGCAAATGGCGCGCAGAATGGTCGATTTGCCCGAACCGCTTTCGCCCACAAGCGCAAAACTTTCGCCCAACGCCACATCAAAGCTGGCATCATGCACAACGGCCTTGCGGTCATAGGCGATGGTAACATTCCTCAGCGAAATCGCGGTCATGTGCCCCCCCATGTGCTGCGGTCCAGAACAGGCAATTCGCGGCGGTCTTCATCCATTTTCGGCACGGCGGCCAACAGCCCGCGCGTATAGGGGTGGCTGGCTTTGTGCAAATCGCGCGCCGCACAGCTTTCCACCACCTCGCCGCCATTCATCACCAAAATCCGGTCGCAGTAACGCGCGACAAGCTGCAAATCATGGCTGATCAGGATCAGCCCCATACCGTTGTCGCGCACCAGCACATCGATCAGGTCCAGCACCTGTGCCTGCACCGACACATCGAGCGCGCTGGTCGGCTCATCAGCAATCAGCAGGCTTGGGCGCAAGATCAGCATCATGGCGATCATCACGCGCTGACCCATGCCGCCGGAAAGCTGGTGGGGATACATGCGCACCACGCGGCTGGCATCGTGAATGCGCACAGCCTCCAGCATCTCGATCACCCGCGCCATAGCGGCGCGTCTGGAAATGCGGCTATGGGCGCGCAAGGCTTCGGTCAACTGGCGGCCAACGCGCATGACGGGGTTGAGCGAAAACTTCGGGTCCTGCATGATCATCGACATGCGCGCCCCGCGCATAGCGCGCATCTGGCGCGGGGTTTGGGCCATCAGGTCCACCCCCTCAAACTCCATTTTGCGCGCGGTGGCCATGCCGGGGCGCGGGGTCAGGCGCAGCAGCGCGCGCCCGGTCATCGACTTGCCCGAGCCGCTTTCGCCCACAATGCCCAGGCGTTCGCGCCCCAGTGTAAAGCTCAGGTCTTTCACCACATCGACCGGCCCTTGCGGCGTGGGGAAGGTCACGCGCAGCCCATCGACCGTCAACAAGGGCGCGGTCATGAATTGCCGCCTTTCTTCGGGTCCAGCGCATCGCGCAGCCCGTCGCCCAGAAAGCAGAAGCCAAGCGAGACGATGATGATGGCAAAGCCCGGCATGGTTGCCACCCACCATTGATCGAGGATGAAGGCACGGCCCCGCGCGATCATCGCGCCCCATTCGGCCAAAGGCGGCTGCGCGCCAAGGCCAAGAAAGCCAAGCCCGGCGGCGGTCAGGATAATTCCCGCCATATCCAGCGTGACGCGGATGATCATCGACGATGTGCAAAGCGGCAGCAAATGCCGGAAGATGATACGCGGATGCGAGCCGCCCAGCAGGCGCGTGGCGGCAATGAATTCCGAATTGCGGAAAGTAAGCGTTTCGGCGCGGGCCACGCGCGCATAGGCGGGCCATGTGGTAATGGCAATGGCGATGATGGCGTTTTCAATGCCCGGCCCAAGCGCGGCCACAAAGGCCAGCGCCAGTATGAGCTTGGGCATCGACAGGAAAATATCGGTGACGCCCATCAGAAACCGGTCGATCCAGCCGCCGAAATAGCCCGACACCACGCCAATGATCAGCCCCAGCGGGGCCGAGATGATGGCGACCAAGGCCACAATCATCAGCGTGATGCGCGCGCCATATACAACGCGGGCAAAGATATCGCGGCCAAGCTCGTCGGTGCCCATAAGATGCGCAGCCGAGGGCGGCAGCAGACGCGCATCAAGGTTCTGCCCGATCGGGCTTTGCGGCGCGATATAGGGGGCGAAGGCGGCGGTCAGCACAAGCGCCAGAATGATGATCGCCCCCGCCAGCGCCAGCGGGTTGCCAAGCAGGTTGCGCGCCACCCGCCAGCTATTGCCCAGATTCGCCTGCATCCGCGAGCCGGGCGCATCGCTGTTCAGCCAGGTTGAAACCGACATCAGCGCCCCCTTGGGTCCAACACGCGGTAAAGCACGTCGGATGTTTTGTTGATGATGATAAAGACCGCGCCGATGACCAGGGTCGCGCCAAGCACCGCATTCATATCGGCATTGAACAGCGCCACGGTCAGGTAATTGCCGATGCCGGGCCAGGAGAACACCGTTTCGATCATGACCGAGCCTTCAAGCAGCCCGGCGAATGACAGGCCGATCACGGTAATCAACGGCACGCGAATGGGGCCAAAGGCATGAACCCAGATCACCCGCCATTCCGAAACACCCTTCACGCGCGCCGTGGTCACATATTCCTGCCCCAGCTGGTCGAGCATGAAGCTGCGGGTCATCCGCGCGATATAGGCCATCGAGAAAAAGCCAAGGATGGTGGCGGGCAGCAGCAAATGGTCGACTGCGTTGCGGAAAATATCCCACTCACCCGCCATCATGCTGTCAACCAGCAAAAGGCCGGTGACGGGGTCGACCACGCCGTCATAGAACACATCCACCCGGCCCGGCCCGGCGACCCAGCCAAGCCCCGCATAAAACACCGCCAGCCCGACCAGCCCCAGCCAGAAGGCGGGCACCGAATAGCCGAGAAGCGCGAAAATGCGGATGAGCTGATCGCTCCAGCGGCCCTGATTCACCGCCGCATAAACCCCCAGTGGCACGCCAAGCCCAACACCGATGATAATGCCAAGGCTGGCCATTTCCAGTGTTGCGGGGAAAACGCGCGCCAGATCATCGGCCACCGGGCGGTTGGTGGAAACCGAGCGTCCAAGATCGCCCGCCAGCACATCGCCAACATAAGAGATGAACTGCACAAACAGCGACCGGTCCAGCCCCATCGCGGCGCGGGCAGCTTCATATTGCGCCTGAGTCGCGCGGTCGCCCACAACCGCAAGCACCGGATCGATCGGAACGATTCGGCCAATGAAGAAGGTTATGGCCAGCAGCCCCAAAAAGGTCAGCGCGACGACAATAACAAAGCCTGTAAAGGCTTTGAGCGTCATCATAGCAGGGCTTTGCGCCCACGAGCTGGTTCCGATTGTCGCGGCCATTCACGCGCCTCGTTTCAAAATACCTGTAACGCTTATGACAATTTTGTTTGCGTGACGCAAAATATTTTGCTTACATCAAAAAAATTATTCTGACACAGCCACCAACAGGGCAAACCGCGTGACCGTATCCGACTCAAAACTGACCCGGGCAAAAACCCCGCAAATCGGCCCGCTGATGCGCAAGCGGCGCAAGGCGCGCGGCCAGACCTTGCAGGAGCTTTGCGCGCAGGCCGGACTTTCGGTTGGCTACCTTAGCCAGGTCGAGCGTGGCAATGCGGTGCCAACCCTTGGCACCCTGGCGCAGATCGCGGCGGCGCTTGATGTCGGGCTTGATTACTTCATCATCGAACACAAACCCGCCGATGCGCTGAGCCGTGCCAAAGACCGGCCGCATTTTTCAATTGCCGGCTCGTCGATTGTCTATGAATCCATCAGCTCCGATTATCCCGGCTCCGAACTCACCTCGTATATCTTGCACATCCCGCCCGGCTATGTTTCCGAAACCGTCAGCCACGAGGGCGAAGAGCTGCTTGTGGTGCTTGATGGCGAGATCATTCAATCGCTCGGCGGCGAAGACTTCACCATGCGCCCCGGCGATGCGCTGCATTACGCCGGCACCACCCCGCATTCATGGGTGAACCCCGGCAATACCACGGCGCGGCTGCTCTGGACTGGCACGCTGACCGTTCTGCGCAGCGGTGAAACCAGGCGCCTGCCCCGTGTCACCGCCTCACCCACGTCACCAAAATGATCCACCCCCAACACTGGAGAGAGCCATGAAACTACTACGGACTGCCCTGCTGACCACCGCGCTTGTTGCGCCGCTGGCAGCCCCGCCCGCCTGGGCGCAAACCCCGCCCGATATTCTGGTCGTTGCCCAAAACATCGACGATATCGTGGCAATCGACCCGGCTCAGGCTTACGAATTCACCTCGGGCGAGCTTGTCACCAATATCTATGACCGTCTTGTGCAATACGATGCCGAAGACCCGACCGTGCTGGCCGCCGGCCTGGCCGAAAGCTGGGAGATTGACGCCGAAGCCAAGACCATCACCTTCAATCTGCGCGATGGGGCGA
This genomic window contains:
- a CDS encoding ABC transporter ATP-binding protein, with protein sequence MTAISLRNVTIAYDRKAVVHDASFDVALGESFALVGESGSGKSTILRAICGLATEWQGEISVLDAPRGHGPDRALAPVCQMVFQDPYASLHPRKTVDAVLGEALAIHRLGDQDKRINAALDEVGLDRRYRFRFPHQMSGGQRQRVAIARALILRPRVMLLDEPTSALDVSVQAEILNLLVRLRADHGLSYLMVTHNLPVVGFLCDRMAVMQHGRIVEIAPANVLKTGAFTHEYSRQLYAASLGETQNNGDRND
- a CDS encoding ABC transporter ATP-binding protein is translated as MTAPLLTVDGLRVTFPTPQGPVDVVKDLSFTLGRERLGIVGESGSGKSMTGRALLRLTPRPGMATARKMEFEGVDLMAQTPRQMRAMRGARMSMIMQDPKFSLNPVMRVGRQLTEALRAHSRISRRAAMARVIEMLEAVRIHDASRVVRMYPHQLSGGMGQRVMIAMMLILRPSLLIADEPTSALDVSVQAQVLDLIDVLVRDNGMGLILISHDLQLVARYCDRILVMNGGEVVESCAARDLHKASHPYTRGLLAAVPKMDEDRRELPVLDRSTWGGT
- a CDS encoding ABC transporter permease produces the protein MSVSTWLNSDAPGSRMQANLGNSWRVARNLLGNPLALAGAIIILALVLTAAFAPYIAPQSPIGQNLDARLLPPSAAHLMGTDELGRDIFARVVYGARITLMIVALVAIISAPLGLIIGVVSGYFGGWIDRFLMGVTDIFLSMPKLILALAFVAALGPGIENAIIAIAITTWPAYARVARAETLTFRNSEFIAATRLLGGSHPRIIFRHLLPLCTSSMIIRVTLDMAGIILTAAGLGFLGLGAQPPLAEWGAMIARGRAFILDQWWVATMPGFAIIIVSLGFCFLGDGLRDALDPKKGGNS
- a CDS encoding ABC transporter permease; this translates as MMTLKAFTGFVIVVALTFLGLLAITFFIGRIVPIDPVLAVVGDRATQAQYEAARAAMGLDRSLFVQFISYVGDVLAGDLGRSVSTNRPVADDLARVFPATLEMASLGIIIGVGLGVPLGVYAAVNQGRWSDQLIRIFALLGYSVPAFWLGLVGLAVFYAGLGWVAGPGRVDVFYDGVVDPVTGLLLVDSMMAGEWDIFRNAVDHLLLPATILGFFSMAYIARMTRSFMLDQLGQEYVTTARVKGVSEWRVIWVHAFGPIRVPLITVIGLSFAGLLEGSVMIETVFSWPGIGNYLTVALFNADMNAVLGATLVIGAVFIIINKTSDVLYRVLDPRGR
- a CDS encoding helix-turn-helix domain-containing protein, with the protein product MTVSDSKLTRAKTPQIGPLMRKRRKARGQTLQELCAQAGLSVGYLSQVERGNAVPTLGTLAQIAAALDVGLDYFIIEHKPADALSRAKDRPHFSIAGSSIVYESISSDYPGSELTSYILHIPPGYVSETVSHEGEELLVVLDGEIIQSLGGEDFTMRPGDALHYAGTTPHSWVNPGNTTARLLWTGTLTVLRSGETRRLPRVTASPTSPK